A region of Anaerolineae bacterium DNA encodes the following proteins:
- a CDS encoding excisionase family DNA-binding protein produces MLLELEETLTLQEAADALGCSYEDALQLLREGRLTGYRLAGHWCVSLSDLERCAADLVSEAV; encoded by the coding sequence ATGTTGCTGGAGCTTGAGGAGACCCTGACGCTGCAGGAAGCAGCGGATGCCCTGGGCTGCTCGTATGAGGATGCCCTGCAGCTCCTACGGGAAGGTAGGCTCACCGGGTACCGCCTGGCAGGGCACTGGTGCGTCTCACTGTCGGATCTCGAGCGGTGCGCCGCCGACCTGGTCTCCGAGGCGGTGTAG